The Ananas comosus cultivar F153 linkage group 7, ASM154086v1, whole genome shotgun sequence genome has a window encoding:
- the LOC109712448 gene encoding 21 kDa protein-like — translation MAKSSNNVFFFLLLLLHILVLALCCCFSSAAGASSQYSTDFIRASCAATRYPSLCVRSLACYAAAVRRSPRELARFALAVSADRARSAAARVAGLPAVPPRSRSGPVRDCLENMADSVDRLRDAAAELARTGRSGSPAFAWHMSNVRTWCSAALTDETTCLDGVAQATGGKAKLDPAARAAVRREVLAVAQVTSNALALLNRVAPQQ, via the coding sequence ATGGCTAAATCCTCCAACaatgtcttcttcttcctcctcctcctcctccacatcCTGGTCCTTGCACtctgctgctgcttctcctCCGCGGCGGGCGCGTCCTCTCAGTACTCCACGGATTTCATCCGGGCGTCGTGCGCGGCGACCCGGTACCCGTCGCTCTGCGTGCGGTCGCTGGCCTGCTACGCCGCCGCCGTCCGCCGCAGCCCGCGGGAGCTCGCCCGCTTCGCGCTCGCCGTCAGCGCCGACCGggcccgctccgccgccgcccgcgtCGCCGGTCTCCCCGCCGTCCCGCCCCGCTCCCGCTCCGGCCCCGTCCGCGACTGCCTCGAGAACATGGCCGACAGCGTCGACCGCCTCCgcgacgccgccgccgagctGGCCCGCACCGGCCGCTCCGGCTCCCCCGCCTTCGCCTGGCACATGAGCAACGTCCGCACCTGGTGCAGCGCCGCCCTCACCGACGAGACCACCTGCCTCGACGGCGTCGCCCAGGCCACCGGCGGCAAGGCCAAGCTCGACCccgccgcgcgcgccgccgtccGCCGCGAGGTGCTCGCCGTCGCCCAGGTCACCAGCaacgccctcgccctcctcaACCGCGTCGCCCCGCAACAGTAA
- the LOC109713256 gene encoding uncharacterized protein LOC109713256, with product MLNHGAGEHEQVSHDDRGGAGSPWGKWRQQEGIGDGVETGSRADFGSELEEDGADKKANPIPGGLWRLGGEGPGTRLPGNRRPLGLVIPFAGPWNKEADCNLIRFYGKIVKSLLFSSSSSSFFLASKSSTILVEIPVDWSSFSTPSSSQRIIIIDRLRRVRHDKIGGKRGNKFRFNPKEYLEDLDMAEGTRLRDISDHIHSLEEKYQKLGTEHQVHIEALTHQLAEVRDTGQKQFELLQAEAARRHEELLKLISAQPPTLKTPGEAPSSERKYKPGSSSTPIMIREEKGKGILPTPSKPLEMEEEHTSPWGHRSFNHHQHLPYPRLDFPSFEGEDPRSWIENCEQYFELYQIPQHQWLSVATMHLIGKAKTWKQGYFVNKQMVSWDEFTEAVCRRFAQVGERYLIREFSNLKHTGTCEKYQERFEELRYQLLYYNPHLTEEYFIACYINGLKEELIHFLDIAHPKTLEKTYEQAQLHEKAIAALNRRNKYLPRGSGGPYQSSSPYRSNIGTGLNKGGENLRNQYQTSQRNQVTQNPVNRQLIEQRRAAGLCFRYREKYHPGHVCNSKSLNTLQASEEIVEVYDEDCLHEETGEGGVVDGEEQGSGAIPDSEEAQEIGVSVHVLSGEKPQDTIKIRGEAKNRTLTLLIDTGSTHSFIDLRVAKEIGARMEAAPPLVVTIADGHKMLSKLKCPEFSWTMQGQRFVTELRVIRIEGVSIVLGIDWLKSYGKVTFDFLLNSVTIVKDGQKLELKGIEEGAKLKMITAAQWNQEMCTGECYLLSHQLMPDKTEATANVHPWIQQVLEQYKDVFEEPKGMPPARVEDHKILLQPNTAPINVRPYRYSYEQKEEIEKQIRELLNNSIIQRSNSPFASPALLVKKKDGSWRMCIDYRQLNKSTIKDKFPIPIIDDLLDELGGSKHFSKIDLRSGYHQIRMDPADVPKTAFRTHQGHYEFRVMPFGLTNAPATFQAIMNCTFEPYLRKFILVFFDDILVYSKSLEDHVKHLRITLEELRRNQLYAKRSKCYFGQDQVEYLGHIISAEGVATDPTKIEAMINWPTPKSVKELRGFLGLTGYYRKFIQGYGKISKPLTDLLRKDQFCWSEESQLAFEELKTAMTTAPVLAMPNFDRSFTLEVDACDTGIGAVLSQDEKPIAYLSKAIGGKHLGLSTYEKEFLAILMALQKWKHYLSMRTFVIRTDHESLKYLLEQRVTTPMQQKGMMKLMGFDYTIQYRKGKENAAADALSRVTGEKGVTLAITAAIPSWVQEVTESYLGDPQCEKLICELPLQSTNQGDYSYHNELLRHKGKLYIGKSGHLREKVIDQMHNSALGGHSGIQNTYRRIKQHFYWPGLKKEVEEWVKGCATCAQNKVDGTPHAGLLQPLPIPHQVWEEVSMDFIEALPKSEGKDAIMVVVDRLTKYAHFVSLKHPFSAPVVARTFMDTIYKLHGCPKRIVSDRDKIFTSQFWKELFQSMGTKLQMSSAYHPETDGQTERVNRCLETYLRCLCFQHPKKWHSWLALAEWWYNTSFHSSIGMTPYEALYGYPPPNYLVTSITSSTSPEFREWAKEREGLTHELRDRLQVARSRMKQQVDRHRKEKEYAIGDWVYLKLQPYRQTTVAIRRNLKLAARYYGPFQIMERIGPVAYKLQLPEGSRVHPVFHVSLLKKSSPAAVPASPNVPTLREDDELLTEPEKILERRMVQRGNKAVTEVLVKWGAEEHEQVSHDDRDGAGSPWGKWRQQEGIGDGVETGSRADFGSELEEDGADKKANPIPGGLWRLGGEGPGTRLPGNRRPLGLVVPFAGPCSIDSTHEESQQPDS from the exons atgttaaatcac GGAGCCGGGGAGCATGAACAGGTCAGCCATGATGATCGAGGTGGAGCAGGGAGTCCATGGGGGAAGTGGCGACAGCAGGAAGGGATAGGTGATGGGGTAGAAACTGGGAGCAGGGCGGACTTCGGATCGGAGCTAGAGGAGGATGGAGCGGATAAAAAGGCGAACCCAATACCCGGCGGATTGTGGAGATTGGGAGGAGAAGGACCCGGAACCCGCTTACCCGGCAACAGGCGGCCATTGGGCCTAGTCATTCCGTTTGCAGGCCCAT GGAATAAAGAGGCAGATTGTAACCTAATTAGGTTTTATGGAAAAATTGTTAAGTCTTTGCTCttctcatcatcttcttcctccttcttcctcgcctccaaATCTTCGACTATcc TTGTCGAGATACCAGTTGATTGGTCATCATTCTCTACGCCATCCTCGTCTCAGCGAATTATCATCATCGACCGGTTGCGTAGAGTCAG GCACGACAAGATTGGGGGCAAGCGAGGCAACAAGTTTCGATTTAACCCAAAGGAGTATCTGGAAGACTTAGATATGGCTGAAGGGACCCGATTAAGGGATATTAGTGATCACATCCACTCTTTAGAAGAGAAGTACCAGAAGTTGGGAACAGAGCATCAAGTTCATATCGAAGCACTTACCCACCAGCTAGCCGAAGTGAGGGATACAGGGCAAAAGCAATTCGAGTTGCTGCAAGCTGAGGCTGCCAGGAGACATGAGGAGCTGCTGAAGCTTATATCCGCCCAGCCACCTACACTCAAGACTCCAGGCGAGGCGCCCTCATCCGAACGCAAGTACAAGCCTGGAAGTAGTAGCACACCAATTATGATCAGAGAAGAGAAAGGTAAAGGCATTCTACCCACTCCAAGCAAACCACTTGAGATGGAGGAAGAGCACACTTCTCCGTGGGGTCATCGAAGTTTCAATCATCACCAGCATTTACCCTACCCTCGCTTAGATTTTCCGTCATTCGAAGGGGAAGATCCCAGAAGTTGGATCGAAAATTGCGAGCAATACTTCGAGTTATATCAAATACCTCAACATCAATGGTTAAGTGTAGCAACGATGCACCTGATCGGCAAGGCAAAGACGTGGAAGCAAGGGTATTTCGTCAATAAACAGATGGTTTCTTGGGACGAATTTACCGAAGCAGTGTGTCGAAGATTTGCTCAAGTAGGGGAAAGGTACCTGATCCGAGAGTTCAGCAACTTGAAACACACGGGGACATGCGAGAAATATCAAGAAAGGTTTGAGGAACTAAGGTACCAATTACTTTACTACAATCCGCATTTAACAGAAGAATACTTTATTGCATGTTATATTAACGGGCTCAAAGAGGAGTTGATTCACTTCTTGGACATCGCACATCCGAAAACATTGGAAAAAACTTATGAGCAAGCACAGTTGCACGAGAAGGCCATAGCCGCACTTAATAGAAGAAACAAATATTTACCCAGAGGTTCGGGAGGCCCATACCAATCATCCTCGCCCTACAGAAGCAATATTGGAACGGGGCTTAATAAGGGTGGCGAAAATTTAAGAAACCAGTACCAAACTTCACAAAGAAATCAGGTAACTCAGAACCCGGTCAACAGGCAGTTAATAGAACAGCGGAGAGCAGCAGGACTGTGTTTCAGGTACAGAGAAAAGTATCACCCAGGACACGTATGCAACAGTAAGTCCTTAAACACTTTACAAGCTTCCGAGGAAATTGTTGAAGTTTATGATGAGGATTGTTTACATGAAGAAACGGGTGAAGGAGGAGTTGTAGACGGAGAAGAGCAGGGATCAGGGGCTATACCTGATAGTGAAGAAGCGCAAGAAATCGGTGTTTCAGTCCATGTGCTTAGTGGGGAGAAGCCTCAAGACACCATTAAGATACGGGGCGAAGCCAAGAACAGAACGCTCACCCTTCTAATCGATACTGGGAGCACGCATAGTTTTATCGATTTACGGGTAGCCAAGGAAATTGGAGCAAGGATGGAAGCAGCCCCGCCTTTGGTGGTCACCATAGCTGATGGACACAAGATGTTAAGCAAACTTAAGTGCCCTGAATTTTCATGGACTATGCAGGGGCAAAGGTTTGTAACGGAGTTACGAGTAATCCGAATCGAGGGTGTCAGCATTGTGTTGGGCATTGACTGGCTTAAGTCTTATGGGAAGGTGACCTTCGATTTCTTGCTAAATTCGGTTACCATCGTAAAGGACGGGCAGAAATTGGAGTTAAAGGGGATTGAGGAAGGAGCTAAATTGAAAATGATCACGGCAGCCCAGTGGAATCAGGAGATGTGTACGGGGGAGTGCTATCTGTTGAGCCACCAATTGATGCCCGACAAAACCGAGGCAACAGCAAACGTCCACCCCTGGATTCAGCAGGTTCTGGAGCAATATAAGGATGTTTTCGAGGAGCCGAAAGGGATGCCACCAGCCCGCGTTGAGGACCACAAAATTCTGCTACAACCCAACACGGCTCCCATTAACGTAAGGCCGTATAGGTACTCATATGAGCAAAAAGAAGAGATTGAGAAACAAATAAGGGAACTATTGAATAACTCAATAATACAGAGGAGTAACAGCCCATTCGCTTCACCGGCCTTGTTGgttaagaaaaaggacggaaGTTGGAGGATGTGTATTGATTACCGTCAACTTAACAAATCTACCATAAAGGATAAATTTCCCATACCTATCATCGATGATTTATTAGACGAGCTGGGAGGTTCGAAACACTTCTCCAAAATAGATCTTCGATCCGGCTATCATCAAATCAGGATGGACCCCGCCGATGTTCCAAAGACAGCATTCCGAACTCATCAAGGGCATTATGAGTTTCGGGTTATGCCCTTTGGCCTCACCAACGCACCTGCCACTTTCCAGGCGATTATGAATTGCACGTTCGAACCCTATCTAAGGAAGTTCATTTTGGTGTTCTTTGATGATATATTGGTCTATAGTAAAAGTCTGGAGGATCATGTGAAACACTTGCGGATTACATTGGAAGAGTTGCGGAGAAATCAATTATATGCTAAACGGAGCAAGTGTTACTTTGGGCAAGACCAGGTGGAATATTTAGGCCACATAATTTCAGCAGAGGGCGTAGCTACAGATCCGACCAAAATTGAAGCTATGATCAATTGGCCAACACCTAAGTCGGTTAAAGAGCTTCGGGGATTTTTAGGACTAACAGGATACTACCGAAAGTTCATTCAAGGATATGGAAAGATTAGTAAGCCCTTAACCGACTTATTAAGAAAGGATCAGTTTTGTTGGAGCGAGGAATCCCAATTAGCCTTCGAAGAGTTGAAAACTGCTATGACTACCGCCCCGGTATTAGCGATGCCCAATTTTGATCGATCTTTTACTTTAGAAGTTGATGCGTGTGACACAGGGATAGGGGCAGTATTGTCTCAAGACGAGAAACCCATTGCTTATCTGAGCAAGGCAATTGGAGGAAAACACTTGGGATTATCGACATATGAAAAAGAGTTCCTAGCTATACTCATGGCCTTGCAAAAGTGGAAGCACTATTTGAGCATGAGGACCTTTGTGATTAGGACGGATCACGAAAGTCTAAAATACCTATTAGAACAGAGGGTGACAACTCCGATGCAACAAAAGGGAATGATGAAGTTAATGGGATTTGATTACACCATCCAGTACAGGAAGGGGAAGGAAAATGCGGCGGCCGATGCCTTGTCAAGAGTGACAGGGGAAAAGGGCGTTACTTTAGCTATAACAGCGGCGATACCGAGCTGGGTGCAGGAAGTGACTGAGAGTTATTTGGGAGATCCCCAGTGCGAGAAGTTGATCTGTGAGCTTCCTTTACAGTCAACTAATCAAGGGGATTATTCGTACCACAATGAATTGCTGAGGCATAAAGGTAAGCTGTACATTGGGAAATCAGGGCACCTGAGGGAGAAGGTTATCGATCAAATGCACAATTCCGCATTGGGAGGCCATTCAGGTATCCAGAATACTTACCGCAGAATTAAACAACATTTTTATTGGCCGGGATTAAAGAAGGAAGTAGAAGAATGGGTAAAAGGATGTGCAACATGCGCTCAGAACAAGGTGGATGGAACTCCACATGCGGGCTTACTGCAGCCTCTACCTATACCACACCAAGTTTGGGAGGAGGTAAGTATGGATTTCATAGAGGCCCTACCCAAATCAGAAGGGAAGGATGCGATTATGGTTGTGGTAGATAGACTTACGAAGTACGCCCATTTTGTGTCTTTAAAGCACCCTTTTTCAGCACCAGTAGTGGCAAGAACTTTCATGGACACCATTTATAAATTGCACGGATGTCCGAAGAGGATAGTCTCAGATAGGGACAAAATATTCACAAGCCAGTTTTGGAAGGAGCTTTTTCAGTCCATGGGAACTAAATTGCAAATGAGCTCGGCTTATCATCCGGAGACTGACGGCCAAACGGAACGAGTGAATCGATGTTTGGAAACTTATCTAAGATGCCTTTGCTTCCAACATCCAAAAAAATGGCATTCCTGGTTAGCTTTGGCAGAATGGTGGTACAACACGAGTTTCCACTCCTCGATAGGTATGACCCCATATGAAGCGCTATACGGGTACCCTCCCCCCAACTATTTGGTGACCTCAATTACCTCTAGCACATCTCCGGAATTTAGAGAATGGGCTAAGGAAAGGGAAGGCTTAACTCATGAGCTAAGGGATCGGCTACAAGTAGCACGTAGTAGGATGAAACAACAGGTCGACCGACATCGAAAAGAGAAAGAGTATGCCATAGGAGATTGGGTATACCTCAAATTACAACCCTATAGACAAACCACTGTGGCTATAAGGAGGAACCTGAAGCTAGCTGCGAGGTATTACGGACCTTTCCAAATTATGGAGCGCATCGGTCCAGTAGCATACAAGTTGCAACTACCCGAGGGGTCAAGGGTGCACCCAGTGTTTCATGTGTCTCTGTTAAAGAAAAGTTCCCCAGCAGCTGTGCCGGCTTCACCGAACGTGCCGACCTTAAGAGAAGACGATGAGTTACTGACGGAGCCTGAGAAGATCCTGGAGAGGAGGATGGTACAAAGGGGTAATAAGGCTGTGACCGAAGTGTTGGTGAAATGG GGAGCCGAGGAGCATGAACAGGTCAGCCATGATGATCGAGATGGAGCAGGGAGTCCATGGGGGAAGTGGCGACAGCAGGAAGGGATAGGTGATGGGGTAGAAACTGGGAGCAGGGCGGACTTCGGATCGGAGCTAGAGGAGGATGGAGCGGATAAAAAGGCGAACCCAATACCCGGCGGATTGTGGAGATTGGGAGGAGAAGGACCCGGAACCCGCTTACCCGGCAACAGGCGGCCATTGGGCCTAGTCGTTCCGTTTGCAGGCCCATGTTCCATCGATTCGACCCACGAGGAGTCTCAGCAGCCCGATTCATAA